A single Acropora palmata chromosome 5, jaAcrPala1.3, whole genome shotgun sequence DNA region contains:
- the LOC141880647 gene encoding tubulin alpha-1A chain-like, whose translation MRECISIHVGQAGCQIGNACWELYCLEHGIQPDGQMPSDKTIGYGDDSFNTFFSETGSGKHVPRAIFVDLEPTVIDEVRTGTYRQLFHPEQLVTGKEDAANNYARGHYTVGKEHIDLVLDKTRKLADQCTGLQGFLIFHSFGGGTGSGLTSLLMERLSVDYGKKSKLQFAIYPAPQVSTAVVEPYNSILTTHTTLEHSDCAFMVDNEAIYDICRRNLDIDRPSYTNLNRLIGQIVSSITASLRFDGALNVDLTEFQTNLVPYPRIHFPLATYAPVISAEKAYHEQLSVSEITNACFEPANQMVKCDPRHGKYMACCLLFRGDVVPKDVNAAIASIKTKRTIQFVDWCPTGFKVGINYQPPTVVPGGDLAKVQRAVCMLSNTTAIAEAWARLDHKFDLMYAKRAFVHWYVGEGMEEGEFSEAREDLAALEKDYEEVGVESLDGEEDEDNEY comes from the exons ATG CGTGAGTGTATTTCCATTCATGTTGGCCAAGCCGGATGCCAAATCGGTAACGCTTGCTGGGAGCTGTACTGCTTAGAGCATGGTATCCAGCCTGATGGACAGATGCCCAGCGACAAGACCATTGGTTATGGCGATGACTCCTTTAATACATTTTTTAGCGAGACAGGATCAGGAAAGCATGTTCCACGAGCCATCTTTGTTGATCTAGAACCAACAGTTATAG atgaAGTCCGTACAGGAACTTATCGCCAATTATTTCACCCCGAACAACTGGTCACTGGCAAAGAGGATGCTGCTAATAATTATGCTCGCGGGCACTACACTGTCGGCAAAGAGCATATTGACTTAGTCCTCGATAAAACACGAAAACTG GCGGACCAATGCACAGGTCTCCAGGGATTTCTAATCTTCCATTCCTTTGGGGGTGGTACAGGGTCAGGCCTTACATCTCTCCTCATGGAACGCCTCTCAGTCGACTATGGCAAGAAATCCAAATTGCAGTTTGCGATTTACCCTGCTCCCCAGGTTTCCACTGCGGTAGTGGAACCTTACAACTCCATCCTTACTACTCACACCACCCTGGAGCATTCCGACTGCGCCTTTATGGTTGATAACGAGGCTATTTACGATATTTGCCGTCGGAACCTTGACATCGATCGGCCAAGTTACACCAATCTGAACCGCCTCATTGGTCAGATTGTATCCTCCATTACAGCCTCGCTTCGTTTCGACGGCGCTTTGAACGTGGATTTGACAGAATTTCAG ACCAACTTGGTACCATATCCACGCATCCATTTTCCATTAGCTACTTACGCTCCAGTGATCTCCGCCGAGAAGGCTTACCATGAACAATTGAGCGTTTCTGAAATCACCAATGCCTGCTTTGAACCAGCCAATCAGATGGTGAAATGTGATCCGCGTCACGGCAAATACATGGCCTGTTGTTTGCTGTTCCGAGGTGACGTGGTACCGAAAGATGTGAATGCTGCCATTGCGAGCATCAAGACTAAGAGGACGATACAGTTTGTAGATTGGTGTCCAACTGGATTCAAG GTTGGGATTAACTACCAGCCCCCCACTGTCGTTCCTGGAGGCGACCTGGCCAAGGTTCAAAGGGCAGTGTGCATGCTGAGTAACACTACAGCTATCGCAGAGGCCTGGGCCCGCCTCGATCATAAGTTTGATTTGATGTATGCCAAGCGTGCGTTCGTCCATTGGTACGTCGGTGAGGGAATGGAGGAAGGAGAGTTTTCTGAGGCTCGTGAAGATCTAGCTGCACTGGAGAAGGATTATGAAGAAGTTGGCGTTGAATCACTGGATggagaagaagacgaagacaACGAATATTGA